In the Chryseobacterium sp. MYb264 genome, one interval contains:
- a CDS encoding adenylate kinase, whose translation MINIVLFGPPGSGKGTQAQNLIEKFNLKQISTGDLFRFNMKNDTELGKLAKSYIDKGELVPDQVTTDMLVDEIRKPTDAAGFIFDGYPRTAVQTAALEKIVKEELNDEIDVCLSLVVEDTLLVERLLKRGEISGRSDDSNVEIIENRIKEYYAKTAEVAELYKQQGKYVEINGVGEINEISEKLFAEVEKVK comes from the coding sequence ATGATAAACATTGTTCTGTTCGGCCCTCCAGGAAGTGGAAAAGGAACTCAAGCACAAAACTTAATCGAGAAATTTAATTTAAAACAAATCTCAACAGGTGATCTTTTCAGATTCAACATGAAAAATGATACTGAGCTTGGGAAATTGGCTAAATCTTACATCGATAAAGGAGAATTGGTTCCGGATCAGGTAACGACAGATATGCTGGTTGACGAAATCAGAAAACCGACGGATGCTGCAGGATTTATCTTCGACGGATATCCAAGAACAGCAGTTCAGACGGCAGCTTTGGAAAAGATTGTAAAAGAAGAACTGAATGATGAGATCGATGTTTGTCTATCATTAGTTGTTGAAGACACTCTTTTAGTTGAAAGACTGCTGAAAAGAGGTGAAATCAGCGGAAGATCTGATGACAGTAACGTTGAGATCATCGAAAACAGAATTAAAGAATACTACGCAAAAACAGCAGAAGTAGCCGAATTGTACAAGCAACAAGGTAAATATGTAGAGATCAACGGCGTTGGCGAAATCAACGAGATCTCTGAAAAACTTTTCGCTGAAGTAGAAAAAGTAAAATAA
- a CDS encoding phosphoribosyltransferase → MESIKVHDKTFVPYLEDAEIQEIVKATALKIYEDYKDEVPVFIGVLNGVIMFFSDLLKHYPGECEIAFIQMSSYAGTESTGIVYQKMELTKDVKDRHIILVEDIVDTGNTVESLFKYFNETQRPKSVKIASFLLKPEVYKKDFQLDYIGKEIPNKFVLGYGLDYDELGRNLPNLYQLADGQINH, encoded by the coding sequence ATGGAGAGTATTAAAGTTCACGACAAAACTTTCGTTCCTTATTTGGAGGACGCCGAGATTCAGGAGATTGTAAAAGCTACGGCTTTAAAAATTTATGAGGATTATAAGGATGAAGTTCCTGTTTTCATTGGGGTTTTGAACGGAGTGATCATGTTCTTCTCAGACCTTTTGAAGCATTATCCAGGAGAATGTGAGATTGCATTTATCCAAATGAGTTCTTATGCAGGAACTGAATCTACAGGAATCGTTTACCAGAAAATGGAATTAACGAAGGACGTAAAAGACCGTCACATCATCCTTGTAGAAGATATTGTGGATACAGGAAATACGGTTGAAAGTCTTTTCAAATATTTTAACGAAACGCAACGTCCGAAATCTGTAAAAATCGCTTCATTCTTATTGAAACCTGAAGTTTATAAAAAAGATTTCCAGTTGGATTATATCGGAAAAGAAATTCCAAACAAATTTGTTTTAGGATACGGATTGGATTACGATGAGTTAGGAAGAAACCTACCGAATTTGTATCAATTAGCAGACGGACAAATCAACCATTAA
- a CDS encoding ABC-F family ATP-binding cassette domain-containing protein, producing the protein MFFLHHISFGFPAGNLLFNSINLTIPSHSKSALVGSNGMGKSTLLKIMANEIEPLEGTVGSQGDLFYVPQMFGNFNVLTVAECLKIDKKLKALQKITNGEVDEIYFEILNDDWDIEERCQQALQYWKLENLNLNQKLESLSGGQKTKVFLAGIQINQPEIVLLDEPTNHLDLEGRNLLYDFIEKTNSTVVIVSHDRTLLNLVNTIFELSNQGISTYGGNYDFYAEQKEIENGALQNDIHSKERALKKAKEKERETIERKQKLDARGKGKQEKSGVARIMMNTLRNNAEKNSSKLKSVHAEKINDISGDLRDLRSSVRNADQMKVNFNDSNLHSGKILVSAEEINFKYDQENLWKENLNLEIRSGDRISIKGSNGSGKTTLIKLLLGDFQPSVGTISRADFQTIYIDQEYSLIDKQATVYDFAQQFNDNALQESEVKTLLSRFLFGKETWSKKCDVLSGGERLRLLLCGLSISNKAPDMMILDEPTNNLDLQNVEILTNSIKDYHGTLVVISHDGVFLEEIGVRSEVLLK; encoded by the coding sequence ATGTTTTTTTTACACCATATATCCTTTGGGTTTCCAGCGGGGAATCTGCTTTTTAATTCTATCAACTTAACGATACCTTCACACTCAAAATCGGCTTTGGTCGGGAGTAACGGCATGGGAAAATCTACCTTGCTGAAAATCATGGCGAATGAGATTGAACCTTTGGAAGGAACTGTCGGTAGTCAGGGTGATTTATTTTATGTTCCGCAAATGTTCGGGAATTTCAATGTTTTGACGGTTGCGGAATGTTTGAAAATCGATAAAAAACTTAAAGCCCTTCAAAAAATAACGAATGGGGAAGTGGATGAAATTTATTTTGAAATATTGAATGACGATTGGGACATCGAAGAACGTTGTCAACAAGCTTTACAATATTGGAAACTCGAAAATTTAAACTTAAATCAAAAGCTGGAAAGTTTGAGTGGCGGACAAAAGACGAAGGTTTTTCTGGCGGGAATTCAAATCAATCAGCCTGAAATTGTTTTACTCGACGAACCGACGAATCATCTTGATCTGGAAGGTCGGAATCTGTTGTATGATTTTATTGAAAAAACAAATTCAACGGTTGTGATTGTGAGTCATGATCGTACTTTGTTGAATTTGGTTAATACGATTTTTGAATTGAGTAATCAGGGAATTTCGACGTATGGCGGAAATTATGATTTTTATGCCGAACAAAAAGAAATTGAAAATGGAGCTCTGCAAAACGATATTCATTCCAAAGAACGGGCGCTGAAAAAAGCGAAAGAAAAAGAACGCGAAACGATAGAACGAAAGCAAAAATTGGATGCAAGAGGAAAAGGAAAGCAGGAAAAATCGGGCGTGGCGAGAATTATGATGAATACGCTGCGAAATAATGCCGAGAAAAATTCTTCGAAACTAAAGTCTGTTCATGCTGAGAAAATCAATGATATTTCGGGTGATTTACGGGATTTGCGTTCGTCGGTGAGAAATGCGGATCAGATGAAAGTGAATTTTAATGATTCCAATCTGCATTCAGGGAAAATTTTGGTTTCGGCGGAAGAAATTAATTTTAAATATGACCAAGAAAATCTTTGGAAAGAAAACCTCAATCTTGAAATCCGAAGCGGAGATAGAATTTCTATTAAAGGCTCGAACGGTTCGGGGAAAACGACTTTAATTAAGCTTTTGTTGGGAGATTTTCAGCCTTCTGTCGGAACGATTTCGAGGGCTGATTTTCAGACGATTTATATTGATCAGGAATATTCTTTGATTGATAAACAGGCAACGGTTTATGATTTTGCACAACAGTTCAACGATAATGCTTTGCAGGAATCTGAAGTGAAAACCTTATTGTCAAGATTTTTATTCGGAAAGGAAACCTGGAGCAAAAAGTGTGATGTTCTGAGCGGTGGAGAACGCCTGCGACTTCTTCTGTGCGGACTTTCCATCAGCAACAAAGCTCCCGATATGATGATACTCGATGAACCGACAAATAATTTAGACCTCCAAAACGTGGAAATTCTGACGAATTCTATTAAGGATTATCATGGAACTTTGGTGGTGATTTCGCATGATGGGGTGTTTTTGGAGGAGATTGGGGTGAGGAGTGAGGTTTTGTTGAAATAA
- a CDS encoding adenylosuccinate synthase — MSTYVVVGLQYGDEGKGKITDVLSAKSDYVVRFQGGDNAGHTVYVGEEKFVLHLLPSGVLQCKGKCIIANGVVVNPKSFIKEVNQIESKGLRTDHIFISRRAHVIMPYHILLDTYREEEHGGTQIGTTKKGIGPCYEDKIARVGIRMIDLLNPEILRDKIEKNLKIKNSLFEKYYGKPTLDVEEIYNEYLEIGRQLQDRIVDTELELNEAIRDGKNVLFEGAQALMLDIDFGTYPYVTSSSPSTGGVCSGAGVPPTSLQNLIGVAKAYCTRVGNGPFPSELDNELGESIRQIGGEFGATTGRPRRTGWLDLVSLKHACMINGINNLVITKLDVLTGIENLKVVTHYKTEDGKIIDYFTSSTEKLYNYEPIYQDLPGWKEDITKARSYDELPQTAQEYIEFIEKYLGINVYLVSVGPERSQNIIRKELF; from the coding sequence ATGTCAACTTACGTAGTTGTAGGTCTTCAGTATGGAGATGAAGGTAAAGGAAAAATCACGGATGTTTTATCTGCAAAATCAGATTACGTTGTACGTTTCCAGGGTGGGGACAACGCGGGTCACACGGTTTATGTAGGTGAAGAGAAATTCGTTTTGCACCTTCTTCCATCGGGAGTTCTTCAGTGCAAAGGGAAGTGTATCATTGCCAATGGAGTAGTGGTAAATCCTAAATCTTTCATTAAGGAGGTGAATCAGATCGAGAGCAAAGGTCTTAGAACTGATCACATTTTCATCAGCAGAAGAGCGCATGTGATCATGCCTTACCACATTCTTTTGGATACTTACCGTGAAGAAGAGCACGGAGGAACGCAGATCGGAACGACGAAAAAAGGAATCGGACCTTGCTATGAAGATAAAATTGCAAGAGTAGGTATCAGAATGATCGACCTTCTGAATCCTGAAATTTTAAGAGACAAAATCGAGAAAAACTTAAAAATTAAGAATTCTCTTTTTGAAAAATATTACGGAAAACCGACATTAGACGTTGAAGAAATTTACAACGAATATTTAGAAATCGGAAGACAGCTTCAAGACAGAATTGTTGATACGGAACTGGAATTAAACGAAGCGATTAGAGACGGTAAAAATGTTTTATTCGAAGGAGCGCAGGCTTTAATGCTTGATATCGACTTCGGAACGTATCCATATGTAACTTCATCTTCTCCATCTACAGGTGGTGTTTGTTCAGGAGCGGGAGTTCCTCCAACATCACTTCAAAACTTAATCGGTGTGGCAAAAGCATACTGTACAAGAGTTGGAAACGGTCCTTTCCCTTCAGAACTAGACAACGAATTAGGAGAAAGCATCAGACAAATTGGTGGTGAATTCGGAGCTACGACAGGAAGACCAAGAAGAACAGGTTGGTTAGACCTTGTTTCTCTGAAGCATGCTTGTATGATCAACGGAATCAATAATTTGGTAATTACGAAATTAGACGTTCTTACAGGAATTGAAAACCTAAAAGTTGTGACTCATTACAAAACTGAAGACGGAAAAATCATCGATTACTTCACTTCTTCAACAGAGAAATTGTACAACTACGAACCAATCTACCAAGATTTACCAGGTTGGAAAGAAGACATTACAAAAGCAAGAAGCTACGATGAACTTCCACAAACGGCTCAGGAATACATCGAGTTTATCGAGAAGTATTTAGGGATCAACGTTTATTTGGTATCTGTTGGCCCTGAAAGAAGCCAAAACATCATCAGAAAAGAATTATTCTAA
- a CDS encoding energy transducer TonB: MKQLETNQEFRFNEILFEHRNKEYGAYVLRNESDKILTKALFIGVSLLAAISISPLVMSAFEKEEARVTVEPVYRPFIIEDTPLEKDPPKEIVKPVQPVAPPNVKQFDSSVPEPKKDAIEKPVEKIPEDAVAGLTNNFKGEPVKDTYLPPPPIIGNGPVVPQIPVAQPPTIDKNAIVGGSELAVEASFEGGINSFRTKVMNNFDGSGIEGNGDVLKTTVTFIVEIDGTISGIKANGADADFNSEAMRTIKSISNKGKWKPGKNKQGESVRSYFKFPISMQFE, translated from the coding sequence ATGAAACAACTAGAAACAAACCAGGAATTTCGTTTTAATGAAATCTTATTTGAGCACAGAAATAAAGAATATGGTGCCTATGTTTTAAGAAACGAATCAGACAAAATTTTAACCAAAGCACTTTTTATCGGAGTGAGTTTATTGGCAGCAATTTCAATTTCTCCGTTAGTGATGTCAGCTTTTGAAAAAGAGGAAGCGAGAGTAACTGTAGAACCTGTTTATCGTCCTTTTATTATTGAAGATACTCCTTTGGAAAAAGATCCGCCAAAAGAGATTGTAAAGCCGGTTCAGCCTGTTGCTCCTCCAAATGTGAAGCAGTTTGATAGTTCTGTTCCTGAGCCCAAAAAAGATGCAATTGAAAAACCTGTGGAAAAGATTCCTGAAGATGCGGTGGCTGGTTTAACGAATAATTTCAAAGGGGAGCCAGTGAAGGATACCTATCTTCCACCACCTCCGATCATCGGAAACGGTCCTGTCGTTCCTCAAATTCCGGTAGCGCAGCCTCCTACAATAGATAAAAATGCAATTGTTGGCGGAAGTGAATTGGCGGTTGAAGCTTCTTTTGAAGGCGGTATCAACTCATTCAGAACTAAAGTGATGAATAATTTTGATGGTTCAGGTATTGAAGGAAACGGCGATGTATTGAAAACTACAGTAACCTTTATTGTTGAGATCGACGGAACGATTTCTGGGATCAAAGCCAATGGTGCAGACGCAGATTTCAACAGTGAAGCGATGAGAACGATTAAATCTATTTCCAACAAAGGAAAATGGAAACCGGGTAAAAATAAACAAGGCGAATCGGTAAGAAGCTATTTTAAATTTCCGATCTCGATGCAGTTTGAA